In one window of Desulfonatronum thioautotrophicum DNA:
- a CDS encoding zeta toxin family protein, producing the protein MSSIPRLRMFAGPNGSGKSTIKSVLRPELLGVYINPDEIELEIKAQDFLDMTIFGVETTESEILAFFNSSALLEKAELLDEAACLRFSDDKLSFFEVGVNSYFASVAADFIRRKLLDRGKSFTFETVMSSSDKVEFLQKAQQRGFRTYLYYIATDDPMINISRVRNRVRLGGHPVPEDKVIARYNRSLGLLPEAIRYTDRAYIFDNSGPSQVWLAEVTEGCTLTMKTSQMPAWFKTAVWDKFAEWQGESN; encoded by the coding sequence ATGAGCAGCATTCCTCGGCTGCGGATGTTTGCCGGCCCCAACGGATCAGGTAAAAGCACAATCAAGTCCGTGCTCCGTCCTGAATTGCTTGGGGTTTATATTAATCCGGATGAAATCGAACTGGAGATCAAGGCTCAAGATTTTCTGGATATGACAATTTTTGGGGTCGAAACCACTGAGTCCGAAATTCTTGCCTTTTTCAATTCTTCCGCTCTGCTGGAAAAGGCGGAATTGTTGGATGAGGCAGCGTGTTTGCGTTTCAGCGATGACAAGCTGAGTTTTTTCGAGGTGGGGGTCAACTCCTATTTCGCTTCCGTGGCCGCGGATTTTATCCGGCGCAAACTGCTGGATCGAGGAAAATCTTTTACATTCGAAACGGTGATGTCATCCTCCGACAAAGTAGAATTTTTGCAAAAAGCACAGCAGCGGGGCTTTCGCACCTACTTGTACTACATAGCGACGGATGACCCCATGATTAACATCTCCCGTGTACGCAACCGCGTTCGTCTTGGTGGTCACCCCGTACCGGAAGATAAGGTGATCGCTCGTTATAACCGCTCACTGGGCTTGTTGCCGGAAGCGATTCGCTATACCGATCGGGCCTATATTTTTGACAATTCAGGTCCTTCGCAGGTCTGGCTTGCGGAAGTGACCGAAGGCTGCACTTTAACCATGAAAACCAGCCAGATGCCTGCATGGTTCAAAACTGCTGTGTGGGACAAGTTTGCCGAATGGCAGGGAGAATCCAATTGA
- a CDS encoding PDDEXK nuclease domain-containing protein — translation MNRPMNFEHLVTLFQKTHEEVQNRALRAINLSLVTRNWLFGQYIVEFEQHGADRAAYGANLVDALSTRLKQLGIKGVSATRLRLYRTFYREYQQIAQTSPDSLVKSSPANPIQPTLSGELIVAESMQALSPRFTLGWSHYIELLTLDDTAERRFYEIEAAANQWSVRELQRQIASSLYQRLALSRDKDEIRRLAFDGQIVEKAADLIKNPLVLEFLGLEDRPHYSEEELESAIIDQLEIFLLELGKGFLFEARQKRFTFDNDHFRVDLVFYNRLLRCYVLIDLKRNKLTHQDLGQMQMYVNYFDRYVKLSDELPTVGIVLCHRKNDALVELTLPKEANIFASKYQLYLPSKEELKAQLQEITNELKQGAGRGGNGELKMEGEK, via the coding sequence ATGAACCGTCCGATGAACTTTGAGCATCTGGTTACGCTTTTCCAGAAAACCCATGAGGAAGTTCAAAACCGTGCTCTCCGTGCGATTAACCTCTCGCTCGTCACCCGGAACTGGCTTTTCGGCCAATATATCGTTGAATTTGAACAACATGGGGCAGATCGCGCCGCTTACGGCGCCAATCTCGTGGATGCCTTGTCAACCCGCCTGAAACAGCTTGGCATCAAAGGTGTTTCCGCTACGCGTCTGCGGCTTTATAGGACTTTCTACCGTGAATATCAGCAAATCGCTCAGACATCGCCTGACTCGCTGGTAAAGAGCAGCCCCGCCAATCCGATTCAACCGACACTGTCGGGCGAATTGATCGTTGCCGAATCCATGCAAGCCCTATCCCCTCGTTTCACCCTTGGCTGGTCTCACTATATCGAACTGCTTACGCTCGATGACACTGCTGAGCGCCGGTTCTACGAGATTGAGGCCGCCGCGAACCAGTGGAGTGTTCGTGAACTCCAGCGGCAGATCGCCAGCAGCCTCTATCAACGTCTCGCACTCAGCCGCGACAAAGACGAAATCCGCCGCCTCGCCTTTGACGGCCAGATTGTGGAAAAAGCCGCCGACCTCATCAAGAACCCCCTCGTTCTGGAGTTCCTGGGATTGGAAGACCGACCCCACTACTCCGAGGAAGAGCTGGAGTCGGCCATCATCGACCAGTTGGAAATCTTCCTGCTTGAACTCGGCAAAGGCTTCCTTTTTGAAGCACGGCAAAAACGCTTCACCTTCGATAACGACCACTTCCGGGTGGACCTCGTTTTCTACAACCGCCTGCTGCGGTGTTATGTCCTCATTGACCTCAAGCGCAACAAGCTCACCCATCAGGATCTCGGCCAGATGCAGATGTATGTGAATTACTTCGACCGGTATGTGAAGTTGTCCGACGAACTGCCTACGGTCGGCATTGTCCTCTGCCACCGTAAAAATGATGCCCTTGTGGAATTGACTCTGCCCAAAGAGGCCAACATTTTTGCTTCTAAATATCAGCTCTACCTGCCCTCCAAGGAGGAACTGAAAGCTCAACTGCAAGAGATCACGAATGAGCTGAAACAAGGCGCGGGGAGGGGAGGTAATGGAGAATTGAAAATGGAGGGTGAAAAATGA
- a CDS encoding type I restriction-modification system subunit M encodes MAIKKSELYSSLWASCDELRGGMDASQYKDYVLFMLFIKYISDKYADTDDFAPPVTIPPGAGFKDMVKLKGKSDIGDKINTQIIQPLIDNNSRLARSDFPDFNDPNKLGEGKAMVDRLTNLVSIFQKPELDFSKNRADHDDILGDAYEYLMRHFASLSGKSKGQFYTPSEVSRIIAKVIGISPQNAVASTTAYDPTCGSGSLLLKVAAEAGKHITLEGQEKDVTTAGLARMNMILHDFPTANILNGNTLASPKFKDGENLRTYDFVVANPPFSDKTWSTGLTPATDPYQRFEWGEPPAKQGDYAYLLHIVRSMKSAGKAACILPHGVLFRGNAEAVIRKRLVRSGYLKGIIGLPANLFYGTGIPACILVLDKENAPARKGVFMIDASKGFIKDGNKNRLREQDIHRIVDTFTKQTNTPRYARMVPFDEISDPKNDYNLNLPRYIDSTEPEDMQDIDGHLRGGIPDQDINALDAYWQVIPGVRRELFESADRPGYSRLKSPISGVKSAILNHSEFTAFKATVTKIFDRWRNTNTPVLKGFDKEGHPKALIETIAEDLLTSFRSAPLLDAYDIYQHLMDYWAEAMQDDCYLIAADGWVARPHRVLEEIKAGKKKGEMKDRGWACDLIPKPYIVARYFAKAQAELDALQTELESVGAQMTELEEEHGGEEGAFSELDKINKGEVGKRLKEIKNDSDYAEEARVLKQWAKLEQRQSALKSKVREVDAALDKLAHDQYPRLSVDEIKTLVVEDKWLAMLAMAVQGELDRVSQTLTSRIRQLAERYDTPLPKLVDEVTDLSARVDEHLKRMGFTL; translated from the coding sequence ATGGCTATCAAGAAGTCTGAGCTTTACTCATCGCTCTGGGCGAGTTGCGATGAACTCCGCGGCGGAATGGATGCCAGCCAATACAAGGACTATGTCCTGTTCATGCTGTTCATCAAGTACATTTCCGACAAGTACGCTGATACCGATGATTTTGCGCCGCCGGTCACCATACCACCAGGGGCCGGCTTCAAGGACATGGTCAAGCTCAAGGGCAAGAGCGATATCGGCGACAAGATCAACACCCAGATCATTCAACCGCTGATCGACAACAATTCCCGCCTGGCCCGCAGTGACTTTCCCGACTTCAACGACCCGAACAAACTCGGTGAGGGCAAGGCGATGGTGGATAGACTCACCAATCTGGTGAGCATCTTTCAAAAGCCAGAGCTGGATTTCTCAAAAAACCGCGCCGATCACGACGATATTCTGGGCGATGCCTACGAATACCTGATGCGGCACTTTGCTTCTTTAAGCGGCAAAAGCAAAGGTCAGTTCTATACACCTTCCGAGGTCAGCCGCATCATCGCCAAGGTCATCGGCATTTCACCGCAAAATGCCGTTGCGTCCACCACGGCCTATGACCCGACCTGTGGATCGGGGTCGTTGCTCTTGAAGGTGGCTGCCGAGGCGGGCAAGCACATCACCCTCGAGGGGCAGGAAAAGGACGTGACCACGGCCGGTCTGGCCCGCATGAACATGATCCTGCACGACTTCCCGACGGCCAACATCCTCAACGGCAACACGCTTGCCTCTCCCAAGTTCAAGGATGGCGAGAACTTGCGGACCTACGACTTCGTTGTCGCCAATCCGCCGTTTTCGGACAAGACCTGGAGCACCGGACTCACGCCGGCCACTGATCCATACCAGCGCTTTGAGTGGGGCGAGCCGCCCGCGAAGCAGGGCGATTATGCCTACCTGCTCCACATTGTCCGCTCGATGAAAAGCGCAGGCAAGGCGGCCTGCATCCTGCCGCACGGAGTGCTGTTTCGCGGCAATGCCGAGGCGGTTATCCGGAAGCGGCTTGTTCGCTCCGGGTACCTGAAGGGAATTATCGGGCTGCCCGCCAACCTGTTTTACGGCACCGGCATCCCCGCCTGCATCCTGGTGCTCGACAAGGAAAATGCCCCGGCCCGCAAGGGTGTATTCATGATCGACGCCTCCAAGGGCTTCATCAAGGACGGCAACAAGAACCGGCTGCGTGAGCAGGATATCCATAGGATTGTCGATACCTTTACCAAGCAGACAAATACACCCCGTTATGCCCGCATGGTGCCCTTTGACGAGATTTCCGATCCCAAAAACGACTACAACCTGAATCTGCCGCGCTACATCGACAGTACCGAGCCGGAAGACATGCAGGACATCGACGGCCACCTGCGCGGAGGGATTCCGGATCAGGATATCAATGCACTGGATGCCTATTGGCAGGTGATCCCCGGCGTTCGCCGCGAACTCTTCGAAAGCGCCGACCGTCCCGGCTATTCCAGGCTGAAGTCGCCCATCTCCGGGGTCAAATCCGCCATTCTGAATCACAGTGAATTCACGGCCTTCAAGGCCACCGTGACCAAAATCTTTGACCGCTGGCGGAATACCAATACCCCAGTCCTCAAAGGCTTTGACAAGGAAGGACACCCCAAGGCGCTGATTGAGACCATTGCCGAAGACTTGCTGACAAGCTTCCGTAGTGCCCCGCTGCTTGACGCCTACGACATCTACCAGCACCTCATGGACTACTGGGCCGAAGCCATGCAGGACGATTGCTACCTGATCGCCGCCGACGGCTGGGTGGCCAGGCCCCACCGCGTACTGGAGGAAATCAAGGCGGGAAAGAAAAAGGGGGAGATGAAAGACAGGGGCTGGGCCTGCGACCTGATTCCCAAGCCCTATATCGTGGCCCGCTATTTCGCCAAAGCGCAGGCCGAGCTGGATGCCTTGCAGACGGAATTGGAGTCTGTCGGCGCGCAAATGACCGAACTGGAAGAGGAGCACGGCGGCGAGGAAGGGGCCTTCAGTGAGCTGGACAAGATCAACAAGGGCGAGGTCGGCAAACGTCTGAAAGAAATCAAAAACGATTCCGATTATGCCGAGGAGGCACGGGTCTTGAAGCAGTGGGCCAAGCTGGAACAGCGGCAAAGCGCACTCAAAAGCAAGGTCAGGGAAGTGGATGCCGCCCTGGACAAGCTGGCCCATGACCAATACCCGCGGCTCAGCGTGGACGAGATCAAGACCCTGGTCGTGGAGGACAAATGGCTGGCCATGCTGGCCATGGCCGTGCAGGGTGAGCTGGATCGCGTCTCGCAGACCTTGACCTCCCGCATCCGCCAGCTTGCCGAACGCTACGACACGCCGCTGCCGAAGCTGGTGGACGAAGTGACGGACCTGTCGGCCCGAGTTGATGAACACCTCAAGAGAATGGGATTCACACTATGA
- a CDS encoding restriction endonuclease subunit S — MKNDGKRQFSIFNSPLSIDKDGGGMELKPGYKQTEVGVIPEDWRVVTLSNIADVRDGTHDSPKYVKDGVPFVTSKNILHGRIDFSDITFISNKDAKEVDKRSKVDKGDILISMIGTVGNAALVDFEPCFSIKNVGLIKPYTGAMDSHFLIQYLHSNNFKKYLDNRLDGGIQKFVSLGMLRTLSIPSPPTTTEQGAIAATLSDVDALLNGLDRLIAKKRDLKQAAMQQLLTGEIRLPGFEGEWEEKRLGDHVIFLRNGVNSRAELTLDDPVKYLHYGDIHSCTSVMLDPASLPSLPTGKAKTLERLRDGDLVFADASEDLVGVSKSVEISNLGDAELVAGLHTIAARFDKAVLADGFKAYLQFCPVFSRQLRRLAAGTKVYATNRSHIASVEMRLPGIKEQKAIAATFNDMDAEITALEQRRAKTKDIKQAMMQELLTGRIRLLPTTSQ; from the coding sequence GTGAAAAATGACGGAAAACGACAATTCTCAATTTTCAACTCTCCACTCTCCATTGATAAAGATGGGGGCGGTATGGAACTGAAGCCGGGATATAAACAGACCGAGGTGGGGGTGATTCCGGAGGATTGGAGGGTGGTAACCCTTTCAAATATTGCGGATGTCCGAGACGGCACACATGATTCGCCAAAATATGTAAAGGATGGAGTGCCTTTTGTAACCTCAAAAAATATTCTTCATGGACGTATCGACTTTTCGGATATTACTTTCATTTCAAATAAAGATGCGAAGGAAGTAGATAAAAGATCAAAGGTAGATAAGGGTGACATACTTATTTCTATGATTGGTACCGTTGGGAATGCCGCCCTTGTCGATTTTGAGCCATGTTTTTCAATAAAGAATGTTGGGTTAATCAAGCCTTACACCGGTGCGATGGACTCACATTTTCTTATTCAATATTTGCATTCTAATAACTTTAAAAAATACTTAGATAATCGTCTGGACGGTGGAATCCAGAAATTTGTTTCCCTTGGGATGCTCCGCACTCTAAGCATTCCCTCACCGCCCACCACAACCGAACAAGGCGCCATCGCCGCTACCTTGAGCGATGTGGATGCCCTACTGAATGGCCTCGACCGGCTGATCGCCAAGAAGCGCGACCTCAAACAGGCCGCCATGCAGCAACTCCTTACCGGCGAGATCCGTCTGCCGGGGTTTGAGGGGGAGTGGGAGGAGAAACGGCTTGGGGATCATGTTATTTTCTTGCGCAACGGAGTTAATTCACGAGCGGAACTCACGCTGGATGACCCAGTAAAGTATCTACATTATGGTGACATCCATTCCTGTACAAGCGTGATGCTTGACCCAGCATCACTACCAAGTTTGCCAACAGGTAAAGCAAAAACTCTTGAGCGTTTGCGTGATGGGGATTTGGTATTTGCGGATGCATCAGAAGACCTTGTCGGCGTGAGCAAATCGGTAGAGATATCCAATCTAGGCGACGCTGAATTAGTCGCTGGCCTACACACCATCGCCGCTCGTTTCGACAAAGCAGTGCTGGCAGATGGATTCAAAGCATACCTCCAATTCTGCCCGGTTTTTTCAAGGCAACTCAGACGATTGGCAGCAGGAACCAAAGTCTATGCAACTAATCGATCTCATATTGCCAGTGTGGAGATGCGGTTGCCAGGAATCAAGGAGCAAAAGGCCATTGCTGCTACCTTTAATGACATGGACGCCGAAATCACCGCCCTTGAACAGCGCCGCGCCAAAACCAAAGACATCAAGCAAGCGATGATGCAGGAACTGCTGACCGGCAGGATTCGTCTTCTGCCGACAACCTCTCAATAA
- the fba gene encoding class II fructose-bisphosphate aldolase (catalyzes the reversible aldol condensation of dihydroxyacetonephosphate and glyceraldehyde 3-phosphate in the Calvin cycle, glycolysis, and/or gluconeogenesis), translated as MALITLRQLLDHAAENGYGVPAFNVNNLEQVQAIMSAADETDSPVILQSSAGARKYAGSVFIRHLIQAAIEQWPHIPLCLHQDHGASPAVCARSIQSGFSSVMMDGSLMEDAKTPATYEYNVQITARVVEMAHACGVSVEGELGVLGSLETGIAGKEDGVGAEGKLTREQMLTDPEQAADFVTKTGVDALAIAIGTSHGAYKFTRPPSGEVLAISRIKEIHERIPNTHLVMHGSSSVPQDWLAIVNEYGGDLGQTYGVPVEEIQQGIKFGVRKINIDTDLRLAATGAIRRHMAQKPKDFDPRKYLGVAREAMKQICLDRLRAFGTEGYASKIKPVSMEVMEERYAKGDLNPQVR; from the coding sequence ATGGCATTGATTACATTGCGACAGTTATTGGACCATGCGGCCGAAAACGGTTACGGCGTTCCCGCCTTCAACGTAAACAACCTGGAGCAGGTTCAGGCCATTATGTCCGCGGCTGACGAGACTGACAGCCCGGTGATTTTGCAAAGTTCCGCCGGAGCAAGAAAATATGCCGGCTCGGTCTTCATTCGCCACCTGATTCAGGCAGCCATTGAGCAGTGGCCGCATATCCCGCTTTGCCTGCACCAGGACCACGGCGCCTCGCCGGCGGTTTGTGCCCGATCAATCCAGTCCGGGTTCTCTTCGGTGATGATGGACGGCTCCTTGATGGAAGACGCCAAAACCCCTGCAACCTACGAATACAATGTCCAGATCACAGCAAGGGTCGTGGAGATGGCCCATGCCTGCGGCGTCTCCGTGGAAGGGGAACTGGGAGTCCTGGGGTCTCTGGAAACCGGTATCGCCGGCAAGGAAGACGGCGTGGGTGCCGAAGGTAAATTGACCCGGGAGCAGATGCTCACGGATCCGGAACAGGCCGCGGATTTTGTCACCAAAACCGGCGTGGATGCCCTGGCCATTGCCATCGGCACCAGCCACGGCGCCTACAAGTTCACTAGGCCGCCCAGCGGCGAGGTCCTGGCCATCAGTCGGATCAAGGAAATCCATGAGCGCATCCCCAACACCCACCTGGTAATGCACGGCTCTTCCTCCGTGCCCCAGGACTGGCTGGCCATTGTCAATGAATACGGCGGCGACCTCGGCCAGACCTACGGAGTTCCGGTGGAGGAGATCCAGCAGGGCATCAAGTTCGGCGTGCGCAAGATCAACATCGACACGGATCTGCGTCTGGCCGCCACCGGTGCGATCCGGCGGCACATGGCCCAGAAGCCCAAGGACTTCGACCCACGGAAATACCTCGGCGTAGCTCGGGAAGCCATGAAGCAGATCTGCCTGGATCGCCTCCGGGCCTTTGGCACCGAGGGCTATGCCTCCAAGATCAAGCCGGTGTCCATGGAGGTCATGGAGGAGCGCTACGCCAAAGGCGATCTGAATCCGCAAGTGCGCTAA
- a CDS encoding MFS transporter, with translation MFHLLSRHLPAVLRINPKLALFTLLATAASGFGQTFFVSFFGGEIRQAFELTHTAYGCLYSGATLCSALLLLRFGGLVDTWTLPRVTALALGILVGGCLLIGFAPGALVLAAGFICIRFGGQGMISHIGMTTAARYFAAHRGRAVALAAMGFPLAEAVLPAGAALFMVWGGWRMPWIVGAGLLCLLILPVLRALSHGAPPPHEIASKTHSEAKPGQDRSRFSRRDVLRDPGYYLILPATLLTPFTVTALFFHQMAFADELGWTLELLATGFSVYAACHLGALFVAGPFVDRLGAARALPLTLIPIISGLLLLASIPSPLVLFAYLGAVGATQGLSATASGAIWAERYGILHLGAIRSMNQAVMVVSTAASPILLGFFLDRQVEVATLALGLAGCAVLAAMLARLGAWLEGRGARTQRPNP, from the coding sequence ATGTTTCATCTCCTCTCCCGCCACCTCCCGGCAGTTTTGCGGATCAACCCCAAGTTGGCGCTGTTCACCCTGTTGGCCACTGCTGCTTCCGGGTTTGGCCAGACCTTTTTCGTCTCCTTTTTTGGCGGTGAAATCCGGCAGGCTTTTGAACTGACCCATACGGCCTACGGCTGCCTGTACAGCGGGGCCACGCTGTGCAGTGCCCTGCTGCTCCTGCGGTTTGGCGGTCTGGTGGATACCTGGACCCTGCCCAGGGTGACGGCTCTGGCCCTTGGAATTCTGGTTGGGGGGTGCCTGCTGATCGGCTTTGCTCCAGGCGCGCTGGTCCTGGCCGCCGGATTTATCTGCATTCGCTTTGGCGGGCAGGGCATGATTTCGCACATCGGGATGACCACGGCGGCCCGCTACTTTGCGGCGCACCGCGGCCGGGCCGTGGCCCTGGCGGCCATGGGCTTTCCCCTGGCCGAGGCCGTTTTGCCGGCCGGTGCCGCGCTGTTCATGGTCTGGGGCGGGTGGCGGATGCCCTGGATCGTAGGTGCGGGCCTGCTGTGCCTGCTGATCCTGCCGGTGTTGAGAGCTTTATCCCACGGTGCACCGCCACCCCATGAAATCGCGTCCAAGACGCATTCAGAGGCGAAACCAGGCCAAGACCGCAGCCGATTCAGCCGCCGCGACGTACTCCGTGATCCCGGCTACTACCTGATCCTCCCGGCCACGTTATTGACCCCGTTCACGGTCACGGCCCTGTTTTTTCATCAGATGGCCTTTGCCGACGAACTGGGCTGGACCCTGGAATTACTGGCCACCGGTTTTTCGGTGTACGCGGCCTGCCACCTGGGCGCGCTGTTCGTTGCCGGACCATTCGTGGATCGCCTCGGCGCGGCCCGCGCCCTGCCATTGACCCTGATTCCGATCATTTCCGGCCTGCTCCTGCTGGCCTCAATCCCCAGCCCACTGGTTCTTTTCGCGTACCTGGGAGCCGTGGGGGCCACCCAGGGGCTGAGCGCCACGGCATCCGGCGCGATCTGGGCGGAACGCTACGGCATCCTGCACCTGGGGGCGATCCGCTCCATGAATCAGGCGGTCATGGTCGTATCCACCGCGGCATCCCCGATTCTGCTGGGCTTTTTCCTGGACAGGCAAGTCGAGGTGGCGACCCTGGCCCTGGGGCTGGCCGGGTGCGCGGTGCTGGCCGCGATGTTGGCCAGGCTGGGGGCGTGGCTGGAAGGGCGGGGGGCACGCACCCAAAGGCCGAATCCGTGA
- a CDS encoding HDOD domain-containing protein has translation MALCSIDDLQPGMVLTSDLRTKHGRLLLSAGACLTGEHLKIARIWGIAEAEVYPGPTPPTSQDPLRDIDPESRRALEALTEWRFAWCDHELPITKMLVALFQRRISAEWNNKVAHDLFDHCWGTKPLKVVPAFHGENETPQLSQIVSREVDLVTLPGIFHELLEAVVSPTSSSAQIAEIISKDTSLSSRLLRLVNSSFFGFISRVDTLSRAVTIIGTVEITNLAMGISVTSMFDNVPKDIIDVHDFWEHSIAVGVLARILAAQMNQAKLERIFVAGLLHDVGRQVLIKNYPALTAKMIQRSWSSSIPLHQIEQSTLGFSHAELGGALLQAWNIPQSLQDAVRYHHEPGQEGERSKAVVLVHIANAIAHAVGFGHSGSRRVTPVAATAWEQTGLPLNVLPTVVMQAQNQLRDLMRIILQEHSDAA, from the coding sequence ATGGCTCTGTGTAGCATCGATGATCTCCAGCCGGGCATGGTCCTTACGTCCGACCTGCGAACCAAACATGGGCGATTGCTGTTGTCCGCCGGAGCATGCCTGACGGGAGAGCATTTGAAAATTGCTCGGATTTGGGGCATTGCCGAGGCCGAGGTGTATCCTGGTCCGACACCCCCCACCAGCCAAGACCCTCTGCGAGATATTGACCCGGAATCCAGACGTGCGCTGGAGGCGTTGACCGAGTGGAGATTCGCTTGGTGCGACCATGAACTGCCGATCACCAAAATGCTGGTTGCCCTGTTTCAACGGCGCATTTCCGCCGAATGGAACAACAAGGTCGCGCACGATCTCTTCGATCACTGTTGGGGCACTAAACCCCTGAAGGTTGTTCCCGCCTTTCACGGGGAAAATGAAACGCCACAACTGTCGCAGATCGTTTCCAGGGAGGTTGACCTGGTCACCTTGCCGGGGATTTTTCACGAACTGCTTGAGGCGGTTGTCAGCCCCACGAGTTCCTCTGCCCAGATTGCCGAAATCATCAGCAAAGATACGAGCCTCTCCTCCAGACTGTTGCGCCTGGTCAATAGTTCCTTTTTCGGGTTCATCTCCAGGGTGGATACGCTTTCCAGGGCCGTGACCATTATTGGGACTGTTGAGATAACCAACCTGGCCATGGGCATCTCCGTAACATCAATGTTCGATAATGTGCCGAAAGATATCATTGATGTTCATGACTTTTGGGAACATAGCATTGCTGTGGGCGTTTTGGCCAGAATTCTGGCCGCCCAAATGAATCAAGCCAAACTGGAACGCATATTTGTCGCGGGGCTGTTGCACGATGTGGGGCGTCAGGTGCTGATCAAAAACTATCCCGCTCTGACGGCAAAAATGATCCAGCGTTCCTGGTCCTCGTCCATTCCGCTACATCAGATCGAGCAGTCAACCCTGGGATTTTCGCACGCCGAATTGGGGGGAGCTTTGCTGCAGGCCTGGAACATTCCTCAAAGCCTCCAGGATGCTGTCCGGTATCACCATGAGCCAGGCCAGGAGGGGGAACGTTCCAAGGCGGTCGTACTGGTGCATATTGCCAACGCCATCGCCCACGCCGTGGGGTTTGGACATAGCGGCTCCAGGCGGGTCACGCCTGTTGCCGCAACAGCCTGGGAGCAAACCGGCCTCCCCCTGAACGTCCTGCCGACGGTGGTCATGCAAGCGCAAAATCAACTCCGCGATCTTATGCGGATCATTCTGCAGGAACACTCCGATGCAGCATGA